In Lathyrus oleraceus cultivar Zhongwan6 chromosome 2, CAAS_Psat_ZW6_1.0, whole genome shotgun sequence, the DNA window AAACGCAGCCACATCGAAGCTCAAGAGTAAATCAATGGCAATAAGTTAAGCATGTACCATAATCCGGCATGGTGGCTCTTTAGAATCAACGTCGACTTATCAGGTAGAGCTTCTTCCTCCTTCTTTCTCGATTTTCTTCTCTTCTACTCAAAACCTTCTGTTCTGCTTGCGTTGTTGTTGCTCGATTCGGAATCGGTGATGAAGTTATTGCGTGAGATTGAGATAGCTTTGCCAGAAAATGGAGAATGAATGTGAGAATCGAGGGGTGaaagtgagaatcgaagagagtGAATTTGAGAGTTCTTGAAGAGTTAATTGTGTGTTCTGAAGAGTGAATGGGAGTGTGTGAAGAGTGAATCGTGAGAATTTTTTGAAGAGTGAAAGTGAGTTATGAAAATTGCAGGGAAATTATTTATACAAGATTCGTTATGTTAAATCTGTTAGCTCCGTTAACTCCTTATGTGCAAATTTGTTGAACGTGAGTTAGCTGTGTTAAAAGTTGGTTAAATGTTAGTTAGGGGTTGTTAACTGTTAGTTAGTGTGAAGTTAGTTAGAAGGATTGGCTTAACTACGAGAAGAGTGAAGTAAATTGAGGTTTCTGTTAGAAAACTTATAGGGTTGTTATGGTTTCACTTTGTTATGAAATTTGCAGGTGAATTAAATTGTGTTATGTTATGAAGATGTTATGCAGGAAGATCTGAGTTTTACTCGGTTATGGAATTTTGCAGGTTGGATTATATTGTATACTATTAGCAAATGATGCAGGGAAGTATATTGGTTTTGTTGTGAAAATTATGCCGGTGGATCTAATTGATTTTCTGTCACGTACATTTGAGCTACTTTGAAATGTTAATGTGCTATATGTGAGTTGCGTATGAATGGTAGGGAATTGACTTGTGAGTTTGGAAATGTGCTAGGGACTTGGGATTGGGTTAGTGTATTTGAATTAAATTGTATTGATGGAAAGTTAGTTGCATTTGGCTTGTATGAATTGGAATGTGTTATGAAATATCAAGTTGTGTATGGAAATGATTGAATTGTTTGGAAATTGAATTGAATGCTTGGAATTGTATGAATTTGGGATTTGTATATGAAATTCCAATTTTTGAATGGTTGGATGTATGTGTCTATCATGTGATGTCAATTTTTTAAATGGTTTGAATTAATGTATAAACTAAACTATGATGCATTTGGAATGTTGCTAATCAATGTTATGTTAGGAACTAAACGACACATGTTTAGGCATTGATTAAAATGTCATATGCTTGGTTATGTAATGTGATTCTAATTGTGTTATGTGATTCTATTGGATTTGGCATGACATGGATATTTGGTCATGGATGTGAACTTGAAGAGCATAAAAATGTAGTGGTGATTAGGACTCAGGGAAGATGGTTGATTTTGGTCAACgggttgaccaaaaagtcaatagttgaccaaagtcaattgTAGGTTAGATTAGGGTTTTCTCTTGATATATTGGATATGGACTTGTAAAAATGACTTGTAATGTGAAGAAATCTTGAATGTATATGGCGTGGTTAACTAACACATAACTTTATGGCTTTGTTAAAATACATTTCCTTAAGTAACAAATGAATGAATCTGGGTTTTGAATCTAAAACAAAGGTCTTGAATTGATATGTGAGATAAAAGAGAAACACCTTGAAATGAATCTAAACTTGACCTAAAAATTTGGACCCTACTCTTGAATGAATCACACAATGCATGACATGGATTTAAACTAAAGAGATGGACTACTGCAATTACCAAAGACAAAAAGAGGTTGACAAGTCAAAAATCAACTTCATAGTTACCCATCCATACTTGAAATCCTCGATTAAACTCCAACACTAAGATGCAATCCATAATGATCCATTAGGTGCCAACAACCAAGAACTAGGGTTTTGGTTAATCACAAGTCATAAAGTCAACCAACATGACACTCAAACACCAATtatccctgattagggtttcatgatgcACATCATCTAAGCAGGGTCTTCAAACCAAGCACAAAGCTCCACAAGCACATCCCAACATATGGACCCATAATTAGGGTTACTGATCAACTCAATGCTCAAAAGGTTAAACACAAGATCCCATAGGAGAAAAGTCAAGAATTATAGTTTTACCCCATATGATGATCAATACCAATCTCCTAAGCAAAACCATGGTTTTTATTAACCATAGACCTTTGAATCTATGATTCTTGTTAGAAAGGGttaacatgaatgaatgatgcacatgaatgagaCATGAATGAGTACAAATGAATCTCAAGACATAGGTTAGATGAAAAGTGAAAAGGGGAGGATAAATTTTCGGGTATGACAACTGCTCTTATTTAATCTTCTCTGGGGCTAGGAAGAAAGATAGACACCCTAAGGTTGGGGTTGAAAGTCAGAACCCTGAGGTTGGGGTTGAAAGCCAGATGTTAACTATGAAGTCAATATAAAAAATTAGACGTCAACTTGGAGGTTGGGAAAAAAGATATATATCAACTCTAAGGCTAGAGATAAAAAGGATAGGCAATAACTCTTAGGATGGGAATACTGATCGTCAACAACTCTGCGACTAGGGATACACAGATAGACGTCAACTCTGGGATTGGAGATAAAAAATATTGTCAATAACTCTGAGGCTGAAAATAAGATGGTAGACGTCAAGTCTAAGGTTGGGGATAAGAAATATTGGCAACAACTCTGAGGCTGGGGTTAAATGATAAACATCAACTTTGAGGTTGAAAGTAACAAAGATGGAtatcaactctgaggttgggaaAGACAAAGATATCAACTCTGAGATTGGGAATAAAATTGATTATCAATAACTCTGAGGTGGGGGATTAAAGAGAGACATACATTAACTCTTAGGCTAAGGGTAGAAAAAGTATacatcaactctgaggttggggaCACAAATGATCGACATCAACTCTGAGGTCGAGACTACAAATGGATATCAACTCTGAGGTTAAATATAACAGGATAGACAAGACATCAAATCTAAGGTTGGATCTAAGAAATATAGACATCAACTCTGAGGATGAGATTGAAATTGAAAGACAACAACTCTGAGGCTAGGGTAAAAGTAGACATTAACTCTGAGGTTGGGGACACAAAGATGTAtatcaactctgaggttggagATAGAAAAACGATAGACGATAACTCTGAGGTTGGAAATAAGATGGTAGACATCAACTCTATGACTAGAAGTGAGATCAAATTTGAGGTTGGGAGTAAGGAagtgatcagtcaccatttgtgTTGTAGTTATTATCATTTTAACAGGTGAAAGTAGGTGAGTTATTTGCATATTTTATATAGTTTGAGTGGTTTATATGTCAGTTTCTTTAGTTTTAGTATTTGTCTATATTTTAAGTATTCCTGGTTTTTTCTGATATTTTTAGGAAGGCTAACGTGTTTTGTAGGTTGGAGGTAGTCAAAGAAATTATCGGAAAACGAATGCGGTGAATTTTCAGAAAGTTTCACAAAGTCTATTTTTCAGCATGTTTGACATCATGATAGACGTGTGGTATATTTGATCATATCTAGAGCATCGTAACATGTAATGACATGGGACCATCGACAAATGAAAGCTAACATCTAGGGCTATAACTTTCATGAAGACATCAAAGACTAATTAGGAATTGgctgcccatacgcgtatcaaCTTGCTCATTCGTGTATCAGATATGGAAAAAGTGAATACCTCTGCCCCTACGCGTATGGACCTatgtcatacgcgtatggaccAAGCCCATACGTGTACCATACGGGTATGGACCAAGCCGATACGTGTATCATATGCGTATGGACCAAGCCCATATGTGtaccatacgcgtatggaccAAGCCCATACGTGCATGGACCAAGCCCATACGTGTACCATACGAGGACCAATAAAAGGGAGGAAAAACATGCTTATACTCATACGCGAATGATACGCGTATAAGACCTGCCTGAGTGCACACCATGTTGGCTTACGCGTATTTGGTAGGGCCAGAAGCAAGACCATGAGTGTATGAACTTGGGCAATACGTGTATGGAGACCCAAATTGCTGATGGCCCAAAAACATTGTCTATTTAACTAGAAAATGTGAATTTACACGGGGTGGACAATTTTAGACGGAAAAAACATGTTTTGAAGGCTGGAGAACTCATATTTTCAAGGTGGATTCATATTTTTCAGGAGCTTTTTGCGATTGAAGATCAATTCATCTAAAATTTCTGTAATGGCAACATTCTTTATCGTGTTTTGTTTTATTTCTATTAGTAGCTAAACCCtccaatgctagggggtgtctTTGATTCAGATTTTTAATGACTTCAAATTCCTCTTTGCAATAACAATTTTATTTCATCATATCTAATTTATTCTCTTGATTGTTTTAATGCTTTCTCTGTCAGACAAATGGAGTTTGATTTATGAGTAATAATTAAGTTGGACTGCCATTATTCTTGATATGCTAGAGAATATTTTATAGTTGATGTTACCTAGGACTAGGAATACCCTAGAAGAACTAGATCATTCTTGGTAAATTAATGCTTAATTTCATCTGTACTTTTCTATGGACATAGGAGTTAGGCTGAATAATTAAAGGCTTTCTCCCTAAGGACTTAGGAGTAAACACTTGTAAGAATCGGTAATCAATTATCTGAAATTTGTTGTTGCATTGTGAATTCAGAGTCGTCATAAAATTGAATCATACAATATCCATAACATATTACTCATATATTTCTAAACCGTGCAATTACTTTGTTTACTTTATTTGCAATTATTTTCATAATTTAGCCGATCAATCCAAAACCCCCAAGGCTTTTGTTTAACTGAAATTCCTCTAGAACTTTGTATtgtcaagcagtccttgagatcgatactgGGGATTTCCCCTTTTATTACTACGTTGACAGATTAGCACACTTGCTAATTTatcgatcaagtttttggcgccgctgccggggactgccaaagattACAGAGTTCATAGATATATTCCagttaaaattttgttgctctgcaactaaaattttaaatttaaattttaaattttattttgtgGCTATTTTTGGGTTATTACTAATCTTTGTCTAATCTTTGTATGTGAGGAAATCCCTCAACTGATTTTACTTTTGACGCAGAATCGGAAAGAAATTTGCACATTAGGCTCAAACAAGCTAGGGAAGCAAGGTTGGCCGCCTCTGAAGCAGAAATTTTGGATTCCGAACAagaaaaagagattgaagtttTTGAGCACTCAGTTACAAAATCTGATAAAGAGAGAGAATATCCAATTATGGTTGAACCACAAGAAAGACTTCTTGAGTATTATGGAGGAGAAGACTCCCCCCGTTGGGTCCTTTGACTATAATAAAGCAACCAGTGAATGTCCCATATTTTCAATTGCACTAAACAACCATTCGTCAACTTGAGAAGATGCCTTTTACTGGTAAAATAAATGAAGATGCAAATAAACATCTACAGAGGTTTCTTACTATGAGCACTACTTTAAAGATAAATAGACACTCTTAAGAAGTGAAAATATTAAGAATGTTTCCATTCACTCTAGCTAAAGATGTCAAAGAATAGTTTTACTCATTACCAGCTGGAAGTATCACTACCTGGGAACAGATGAAAATAACTTTACTGAATGAATACTTTCCTGGTTTTGTTTATATTCGAAAAAAATATGATATTATGAATTTTAAGCAGAATGAGGGTGAATCACTAGGTGATGCATAAAAGAGATTTAAAAGGTTACCGGTTTCTTGTCCTACTCATAACTTGGATCAGACCGAACAAATGCAAATATTTGTTAATGGCCTCAAATTGAAAACTAAACAACTAATTGATACAATTGATGGTGGCTCATCCAACTTTACAATAATCACTCGTATCAAGAAAACCATAGAAGCCATTGCTGCAAATGAACATCTAGGATTATATGATAGAAGTGTGAGAAAAACAGAGGGTGTGATTAATTTGAAACTTACTAATCAAAGTGTGAAGATGGAAGACCAAGTTGCTTCTAAAGTGGAGAGAAGACTTAATGCAATGAATATAGATACTCAACAAGTGGCCCAAATTTAACATATTCAAGTTGTTAATTGTGAGATATATGGGGGACCCCATTTTtccatgcattgtgttgcaaccaTACAACAAATTAAAGAGGTAAATTTTCCGAAGCAGAATAACCCATATTCTAACACTTATAATCCGAgctggaagaaccatccaaacttctcctggaaagacCAGCAAGGGAATGTTCAAGAACATGGGTCTATTCAATATTAGAATCAGcaataacaacaataatatcCACCACAACAACAATATTATCAGCAACAAGCACCCAAAAAGGCCGATTGGGAACTTGCCATTGAAAAGATGAAAACTTAAAATTCCAAGTTATAAGAAGAAACAAGAAATGATCAGAGGAATACTACTACTTctataaaaaatcttgaagttcagatgggtcagatagcacaacaaatAGCAGGTTCTCGAGCACAAGGTTCCCTACCAAGTGCAATAATACAAAATCTAAGAAATCATGAGAATGTTAATATTGTCACAACAAGAAGTCAGAAAGTTGCTAAAGATGAAGAAAAGAGGCAACAAAGGATGACCATGTCATAGAGGTTGATTTGGAAGTGAGGGAAAAtaagaaaaaagaagaagaagttATACCACCAGTAAAGCCAACcgaagagaaaaataaaaaagaggcTAAACCGATAATTAAGTTACCTTACCATCAGAGAGTGAAAAAGAAGGGTCCACAAGAGAAAGAGTTTGTGAAATTCATCACAATGTTCAAAATGTTAAAGATCAATATGCCTTTCTTTGAAGCACTCGAGCAAAGTCTCATGTACCAAAAATTCATGAAAGAGGTAATCTCTAAAGAGAGACCAACAGGAGATGGGCCGATAACCTTTAATGAAAAATGTAGTGCAATAGCACCAGGTAGGAGAATCTCAATCAAGCATAAGGATCTTGGATCTGTCACAGTCCCATGGCCTATAAAAGATAGAACTTTCAAGAAGGTACTTATTGATTCAGGATCTAGCGTGAGTTTGATGCCATTGTCAATCTATCAACGACTTGGTATTAGAAAAGTAAGTGATACATGGACAAATCTAAAATTTGCAGATCACTCCACAAAGAATGCATATGGGATAAATAAAGACGTATTGGTGACAATAGAGGAATTTAGTTTTCCTGTTAATTTTGTGATCATGGATATACCCGAGGATGAAGAGACACCTATCAATCTTGGTCGACCATTCTTGCAGACAAGCCGATGAAATTTCGACATAGAACACAGTAGACTAACTTAAAAAGTTTATGATGATTAAATAACCTTGAATATGCTTGAAAAAAGGAAGCAAGAGGTagaaaaataaaatcaatatcAAGTAGGCATGATCAGGACAGATGTGAAAGGCCAAAGTAACATGCCAACATCAGAAAAAGTCTCAAGAAGGAAATCTCAACTAGTATCACCTCCATTAGCAACCCCGAGTGGAAAAACTCATATTTCCATTCCAAAAGCCATGAGAAAGAAGAGAAATAGGCATCAAGGTAAGAATATGGAAGTTGGAAGTGACTTATGGCACAAAGTAGTCCATATCTCTGAAAAATACGGTTTCTTGGTTTTGGAAAAGACAAGCCAGAATTTGTGGAAGCTGAAGTACCCTTCATAACAAGGGGAATGAGGTGTCAAGCCAATGTCGATAAATGAGTGTTGCTTGGGAGGAAATCCAAGGAAAGTATTCGTAATTTTTATTTGATAGTTTCAATTTTATATTAATTTCTGAGTTTTGTTTGCTTTAAGTTGGTTTATTTTCTGGTTGTTTACTTTCATCTAGTAATATGATAATTGTAGCTTTAGTAGTTATGTGAAAAGTACCCAAACAGAAGGCATGTGTGTCCTCTGTGCATGTTAACTCTCCAAAATATTTGTTTATATACTTCCAAAGGATATGATTGATTTAATTTAGTTGGACTGAAAGTTGAGCAGGTTTACCACAACTGATTGAGAAGCCACATCGAGCAAGAGGTACTCCGGGGGTTGTCAGCTCTACCCAACATGGTGAGAGCggaaaaattcaaacataatGTACATCAAAAGAAATCATTCAGGTATATTTTTACCATTCAAAACTTGCGTACATTCTTTTTTGATGTCAAGATGCACGATACACATACTCTTTGAGGTCTTTATGGTTGTAACAAGGCTAGGGTTAAGGTGTGATAATTTTGGAAAAGTAGGCTAAAGTTCATAATCAATATGATTGTTATCTTCACTATGATCATTTTGATGGATTAGTGATGGGATTCTTTCTTGCACTCGTCTTTTAGGATCAACTGTTATCGAGGATTCAACTTTTGGatttgtctttattttcaatattcGCTGACATCTCCTTCTTTCGAGTGCCATGATGATTACTTTTCTATTAGTtttttcaatttgaattttccatttttcatcttttctttttcttatcgTTTTTTTCCAATCATTTGGTGCCCTCATTTCTCCAAACCAAGCACAAAGCTCCACAAGCACAATCCCATACATGGGCCCATAATTAGGGTTACTGATCAACTCAATGCTTAAAAGGTCAAACACAAGATCCCATAGGAGAAAAGTAAAGAATTATGGTTTTATCCCATATGATGAGCAATACCAATCTCCTAACCAAAACCCTGTTTTTTATTAACCATAaacctttgaatctatgatgcttATTAGAAAGTGTTAACATGAATaaatgatgcacatgaatgagtACAGATGAATCTCAAGTCATAGGTTAGATGAAAAGTGAAAAGGGGAGGGAAATTATTTGGGTATGAAAGCTACCCCTATTTAATATTCTATGAGGCTGGGATGAAAGATAGACAACAACCCTGAGGTTAGGGTCAAAAACTAGATGCCAACTCTGAAGCCGATCTAAAAAATCAGACATCAACTATAAGGTTGGGAGATAAAAGCCTAGCAGCAACTCTGAGGTCGAGAATGGacatcaactctgaggttgggaaAAAAGATATATATCAACTCTAAGCAAGGAGGTCTAGGTCTCCATGCCAATAGGCCATCCACTTTCAAGCCAACTGCTGATGCCCCAAGAGGGAAATGGGTAAAACCTATGGAGAAAGGAGGACAAGGCCAGAGGAAATGGAAAAAATTCGAGGTCGAAAAAGGCTATTTGATATTCTATCATAAGGAGTTCCAAACATCGAAATAATAAGCCTACCATTTTAAGAACTACAAGGGTAAAACACCCATGTCAAGGTCTTAATGGCGGACGCAGTAGAGAAGAAGAAAAGCGAAAAGGGAAGCCACGATAAGGGCAAATGCAGAATCTAGCAGTAACATGCCTTTCAAGCAGGATAGAGACGAAGGGAATAAACCAGTGGAAAGGAATCTTTTTTCCTCTCGAAAAGAGGAGTCAGAGTTTAATGTGGTTTCGGTGTTACCGAGAGAATTCAATCAAGTGATGGAGGTCGAAGAACCTGAGGACACCAGTGAAACAGAGATGGCCAGACACAGGCCAATATGCTATTATGTAATGAACAATGGCTGAGTCGAAGAGTAGAATGGCTTTTTTGAAAGGCCAGATGAAGCCATGAAAAACCACTTGAAACCCCTCTTTATTAGGGGTAAAGTGGAAAacattggaataaataaaatcccAGTGGACGATCGAGCGCCAGTTAATATGATGTCACATTTCATGCTGAAGAAAATAGGAAAAGACGACAGTGATACCAAGCCCCACAACATGGTACTGTCGAACTACGAAGGAAAGGTTGACACCACCATGGGAGTGATCAAAGTGGATCTCACAGTTGGCACTATCACAAGGCCAACAATGTTCATGGTCATCGCGTCGAAAGCCAGCTACAATTTATTTATGTGTCGTGAGTGGATCTATGGTGTGGTAGAAGTCCCCTCTTCGCTCCATCAACGAATTTCGGTTTGGAGGAATGATGGAATAGTGGAGAACATATAGGCTAACCAAAGCTACTACGGTTGAGGTTAACCTCGTAGACAGGCGACATTTCGACAAACAATTGGCAAACATAGTGCCATGTATGCCTGTAGGGATTGACTTTACACCTACTGATGAGGCGTTTTATTCCCTATACTTGCATCCAACCCATTGGTTTCAGTGGGATAGATAGGTGATAAGAGACAAAAACTTGGGATTTGGGGGCACCTCAAGAATCTAACCAACTggttggggggggggggggggggggggggggttgaagACGATGATTATGTCTGAGTATAAGACCTTGGAAAGGATTTCAGCTTATATAGCCGAAAACAGACTAAAAAGTGGCCTTAGAGGACAAAGTTAAATACATGGTTGTCAAAGCAAACAAGACCGGAATGCATCTCGAGGGGACTGGGAAAGATTTCGAACCAGAGCCACCTGATAAGAGTCATGACGAAGTATAAGGCCATAGGCTCGACGCCGTCTACGATGACGAGCCTTTAGGGTTCAAGAGGGACCCGCTGGCATCTAATATAAAAATGCTAGCACAAGATCCTCTAGAAGAGATCTACTTGGGGGAAGGAACAATCAAGAGGCCAACATATATAAGTGTGAACCTTGGCCCAAAATACAAAGTCGAAGTTATCCAAATACTCAAGGAGTACAAAGATTGCTTTGACTGGGATTACGACAAGATTCCTGGATTAAGTAGAGAATTGGTCGAACTAAAGGTACCCATCAAGCCTGGAAGGAAGCTATCAAACAAACTCCAAGGAGATTTGCACCAGGGATTTTGTTTAAAATCAAGGAATAAGTCGAAAGTCTCATCAAATGAATTTTCATGCACACAACAAGGTATGTCGAATAGATTTCTAACATAGTCTCTACCATTAAGAAAAATGGGAGTTTGAGGGTTTACATTGACTTTAGAGACATTAATGTTACAAgcccaaaggatgaatatccaATGCTTGTGGCCGAAATGCTTTTCGATTCGGCTGCAGGCTATGAGTATCTTAGTATGCTCGACGGATATTTCGGATATAATCAAATATTCATTGTTGAGGAAGATGTGCCAAAAACGACATTTCGTTGTCCTAGAGCCATGGGTACCTACGAATGGGTAGTGATGCCTTTTGGGTTGAAAAATGTTGGGAAGTGTACCAAAGAGCAATGAATTATATTTTCCATGACTTTATTGAAACATTCATGCAAATTTACATTGATGATATAGTGGTCAAGTCTATTTCAGGGAAAGGTCACATAGATCATCTTCGACAGTCATTCGAAAGGATGAGGAAGCATGACCTCAAGATGAAGCCTCTTAAATGTGCATTTCGTGTGCAGGCGAGGGATTTTTTAGGCTTTGTGATCCATAAAAAGGGAATCAAAATCAACCAAAATAAGACCAAGGCCATTATGGAAGCAAGAGCGCCATCAACAAAGAAGGAATTGTAGTCTTTACTAGGAAATATCAACTTCTTAAGGAGGTTCATCTTGAATTTAAGTGGCAAGACTAAAGAATTCACTCCTCcacttcgactaaagaaggaagGTTTCGAATGGGGGAAAGTGCAACAGGAAGCTTTCGAAAAGATCAAAGACTATCTTGTTCACCCTCCAACTCCGTCACCTCCCTGTAGGAATAAAAGTATGAGGTTGTACATTTTTGCATCTGATGTAACTTTAGGGAGCATGCTTGCTCAAGAGGATGAAAATGGTGTTGAAAGGGCCATTTACTACCTTAGTTGAGTCTTAAATGATGCATAAACTATATATAGTATGATTGAAAAATTGTGCCTATGTctgtatttctcttgtacaaagTTGAAGAATTATATAAAACCAGTTGATGTGTATGTTTCGCCTCACTTTGATATTCTTAAGCACGTGCTATGTAATCCAATTTTACACATTCGAATTGGAAAATAGGCACTTGCTCTGACCGAGTATTCCCTAATTTATATGCCTTTCAAGTCTAGGAAGGGGCGGGTGGTTGCAGACTTTATAGTCAACCACTATGTAGTCGAAAACCCCAAAAACTATCTGGAGGTTGAACCTTGGAATTTATATTTCGATGGTTCTAGTCACAGAGATGGAACAGGCGTTGGAGTGTTGAATGTTTCTCCTAATAAAATTCTAACAAAATTTAAGTATAAAATTAAAGGCTTTTGCTCGAACAATGAGGCTGAATATGAGGCTTTGATAGCCAGACTTTAAATCTTGTTGGAACT includes these proteins:
- the LOC127122444 gene encoding uncharacterized protein LOC127122444, whose product is MLKINMPFFEALEQSLMYQKFMKEVISKERPTGDGPITFNEKCSAIAPGRRISIKHKDLGSVTVPWPIKDRTFKKVLIDSGSSVSLMPLSIYQRLGIRKVSDTWTNLKFADHSTKNAYGINKDVLVTIEEFSFPVNFVIMDIPEDEETPINLGRPFLQTSR